In Massilia violaceinigra, one DNA window encodes the following:
- a CDS encoding response regulator, translating to MAIFKTENLALFDRQQALSDARHTVMLVDDMDANVSVMAAILRPHFHLVEARDGQEALRLIGELPPSQELACIVSDHRMPRMSGVQLFERTSVMLPDTLRILVTAYLDLDAIVDAVNAGHIYRFIAKPFDAGGFLLAVQCAVAAFEHRRLLGAYHRALEDTLPVLPAAAAALREQARAARTSLTALEERAKAALPT from the coding sequence ATGGCAATTTTCAAAACAGAAAACCTGGCCCTGTTCGATCGGCAGCAAGCTTTGTCGGACGCGCGCCACACCGTCATGCTGGTCGATGACATGGACGCCAACGTTTCCGTCATGGCCGCAATCCTGCGCCCGCACTTTCATCTGGTCGAAGCGCGCGACGGCCAGGAAGCCCTGCGCCTGATCGGCGAACTGCCGCCGTCGCAGGAGCTGGCGTGCATCGTGAGTGACCACCGCATGCCGCGCATGAGCGGGGTGCAGCTGTTCGAGCGCACCTCGGTCATGCTGCCCGATACGCTGCGCATTCTGGTGACCGCCTACCTCGATCTCGACGCCATCGTCGACGCGGTCAATGCCGGCCATATTTACCGCTTCATCGCCAAGCCGTTCGATGCCGGGGGTTTCCTGCTGGCGGTGCAGTGCGCGGTGGCCGCTTTCGAGCATCGCCGCCTGCTGGGTGCTTATCATCGAGCGCTGGAAGATACGCTGCCGGTGCTGCCGGCGGCGGCAGCGGCGCTACGCGAGCAGGCCCGCGCAGCCCGGACAAGCCTGACGGCGCTGGAAGAGCGCGCGAAGGCCGCGCTGCCCACATAA
- a CDS encoding glycoside hydrolase family 9 protein, whose protein sequence is MNTFTLSIAAGIGASVLGASFAHAATAIVSVHAAAPQVIVVEVQTATTNEAGGTATKPDVLDLTLSKWLVNSRVALGISRMSTPYDEQKALTNASPNLFPVTVRHKIYLRLDKPLVQGQPYTIVTPYGATRLPFDNRSTWCESIKVNQTGYSKLASSRFANFGAYLGDAGSLKLPAGSRYEVIEERSGKVVLGGEAQYIKDDTAIAGASSGEHVYRLRLDQLGEGGPYFVSVPGCGRSRSFAVGDDASRKIAYVSARGMYHQRCGTALKQPYTRFTREMCHATVADTRTPWVATPVLSVPANAVMKPLIGGHHDAGDFDRRPMHTIIPILMLSYFDAFPTHFVDRQYNIPESGNGIPDFVDEALWAVLSWENLQVTDTHDPQLGGVRAGTEMNRHPAYGVHSAASDPGRYGTWAVSEEVTALSAGIFAHAARVIRPHDAARANALVQRARLAWRYLEKTAAPGAAKARFMYPALQLYLATGEERYHTLFKNAAQAIVVKNGTWPEQYLPGNASAAVQSVHFVSYLTAHGRAVDPVLTQALKNRIVSFADSGGYIGPAPESQAYPQGASKFLSWGATTTQGKYADVYAFASLFAANDAKKQAYINAVSQYADFSLGLNPLGRSFVTGLGTDTPQSPAHLDSYFTKHGLSDGTGTDPHVKAIGNVPGIVVYGPTEGRSGAAYQTAVSNKLYPAWDKLPVLRRWGDGWSLINSSEFSTWETMVWNTAMHGFLYNASQDPDATSMPAECDGPTCAETKPNACVIEPTTGALALSGLASNIVCVQRTDNWAQQRVVNGKARFATPRATAGTGVYGFSAVNSYGACTTKVAQLTCKLP, encoded by the coding sequence ATGAATACCTTTACTTTATCAATCGCGGCCGGCATTGGCGCGTCCGTTCTGGGCGCGTCTTTCGCCCATGCGGCAACCGCCATCGTCAGCGTGCATGCGGCAGCGCCGCAGGTCATCGTGGTCGAAGTGCAGACCGCCACCACCAACGAAGCCGGCGGCACGGCCACCAAGCCCGACGTACTCGACCTGACCCTGTCCAAGTGGCTTGTCAACAGCCGGGTGGCGCTTGGGATCAGCCGCATGTCGACACCGTACGACGAGCAGAAGGCGCTGACCAATGCCAGTCCCAACCTGTTCCCCGTGACGGTGCGCCACAAGATCTATCTGCGGCTGGACAAACCGCTGGTCCAGGGCCAGCCGTACACCATCGTCACGCCCTACGGCGCCACGCGGCTGCCCTTCGACAACCGCTCCACCTGGTGCGAATCGATCAAGGTCAACCAGACCGGCTACAGCAAGCTGGCCAGCTCGCGCTTCGCCAATTTCGGCGCCTACCTGGGTGACGCCGGCTCGCTCAAACTGCCGGCCGGGTCGCGCTACGAGGTGATCGAAGAACGCAGCGGGAAAGTAGTGCTCGGCGGCGAAGCCCAATACATCAAGGACGATACCGCCATCGCCGGCGCCAGCTCCGGCGAGCATGTCTACCGCCTGCGGCTCGACCAGTTGGGCGAGGGCGGCCCGTATTTCGTGTCGGTGCCCGGTTGCGGGCGTTCGCGCTCGTTCGCCGTCGGCGATGACGCCAGCCGCAAGATCGCTTATGTTTCCGCGCGCGGCATGTATCACCAGCGCTGCGGCACGGCGCTCAAGCAGCCTTACACGCGCTTCACACGCGAGATGTGCCACGCCACCGTGGCCGATACGCGCACGCCGTGGGTGGCGACGCCAGTACTTTCGGTTCCGGCGAACGCGGTCATGAAGCCGCTGATCGGCGGCCATCACGATGCCGGCGACTTCGACCGCCGCCCGATGCACACCATTATTCCGATCCTGATGCTGTCCTACTTCGATGCCTTCCCGACCCACTTCGTCGATCGTCAATACAATATTCCGGAGTCCGGCAACGGCATTCCCGATTTCGTCGACGAAGCCTTGTGGGCGGTGCTGTCGTGGGAGAACCTGCAGGTGACCGATACCCACGATCCGCAGTTGGGCGGCGTGCGCGCCGGAACCGAAATGAACCGCCATCCGGCCTACGGGGTGCACAGCGCGGCCAGCGATCCGGGGCGTTACGGCACCTGGGCGGTCAGCGAAGAAGTCACGGCGCTGTCGGCCGGGATCTTCGCCCACGCCGCGCGCGTGATCCGCCCGCACGACGCCGCGCGCGCCAACGCCCTGGTGCAACGCGCCAGGCTGGCCTGGAGGTATCTGGAAAAGACCGCGGCCCCGGGAGCGGCAAAAGCACGCTTCATGTATCCGGCGCTGCAGCTGTACCTGGCCACCGGCGAGGAGCGCTACCACACGCTGTTCAAGAACGCGGCGCAAGCGATCGTCGTCAAGAACGGCACCTGGCCCGAGCAGTATTTACCGGGCAACGCCAGCGCCGCCGTGCAGAGCGTGCATTTCGTCAGCTACCTGACGGCGCATGGCCGCGCCGTCGATCCGGTGTTGACGCAGGCGCTCAAAAACCGCATCGTCTCCTTCGCCGACAGCGGCGGCTATATCGGGCCGGCACCGGAAAGCCAGGCATACCCTCAGGGCGCAAGCAAATTCCTGTCGTGGGGCGCGACCACGACGCAGGGCAAATATGCCGACGTGTATGCGTTCGCATCGCTGTTCGCGGCCAACGACGCCAAGAAGCAGGCATACATCAACGCGGTCAGCCAGTATGCCGACTTTTCGCTGGGGCTGAATCCCTTGGGACGGTCGTTCGTGACCGGCCTGGGAACGGACACGCCGCAAAGTCCGGCGCATCTGGACTCATACTTCACCAAGCACGGACTCAGTGACGGCACTGGCACCGATCCGCACGTCAAGGCGATCGGCAATGTGCCGGGGATCGTGGTGTACGGACCGACCGAGGGCCGCAGCGGTGCGGCCTATCAGACGGCGGTGAGCAACAAGCTGTATCCGGCGTGGGACAAGCTGCCTGTCCTGCGGCGCTGGGGCGACGGCTGGTCACTGATTAACAGCAGTGAGTTCAGCACCTGGGAAACCATGGTCTGGAATACGGCGATGCACGGTTTCCTGTACAACGCCAGCCAGGACCCGGACGCGACCAGCATGCCGGCCGAGTGCGATGGCCCGACCTGCGCGGAAACCAAGCCGAATGCCTGCGTGATCGAACCGACGACCGGTGCGCTGGCGTTGAGTGGATTGGCGAGCAATATCGTGTGCGTGCAGCGTACCGATAACTGGGCGCAGCAGCGTGTGGTGAACGGGAAGGCGAGGTTTGCGACCCCACGCGCGACGGCGGGAACCGGGGTATATGGCTTCAGCGCAGTAAACAGCTATGGGGCATGCACCACCAAAGTGGCGCAGTTGACCTGCAAGTTGCCGTAA
- a CDS encoding Mth938-like domain-containing protein: MKLHSSTTQQYQTVTGYDETGVEINAQRFDYSLVVMPETPPRAWDVPNFEALTAEHFEKIEQDKPDVVILGTGDRQRFVHPKLIAALLERRIGCECMDNKAACRTYNILMGEGRRVTLALILGNAR; encoded by the coding sequence ATGAAGCTCCATTCCAGCACCACCCAACAATACCAGACCGTGACCGGTTACGACGAAACCGGGGTCGAAATCAACGCCCAGCGCTTCGACTACAGCCTGGTTGTGATGCCCGAAACGCCACCGCGCGCCTGGGACGTCCCCAATTTCGAGGCCCTGACGGCCGAGCATTTCGAGAAAATCGAACAGGACAAGCCGGATGTGGTCATTCTCGGCACCGGCGACCGCCAACGGTTCGTCCATCCGAAGCTGATCGCCGCACTGCTGGAGCGGCGCATCGGCTGCGAGTGCATGGATAACAAGGCGGCGTGCCGGACCTACAACATTCTGATGGGCGAGGGGCGCAGGGTGACCTTGGCGCTGATTTTGGGCAACGCTAGATAA
- a CDS encoding PhoH family protein, translating to MPLPKIPTKPATLLLAEDYPKADRTKPASVQAVPVTKPKLSAVAEIAAEPVAKAPAKTTRAKAPAKQAALVAASPAPAPLVSSPLVMETPVAKPSGRGKEKQPIDLEAPHPAKHKAVEMTVKSSTSRNADQTGKTKMFVLDTNVLMHDPSSLFRFEEHDVYLPMMTLEELDDHKKGMSEVARNARQVSRTLDALVGSIDDGAIENGIPLAKLGNKDAKGRLFFQTRLQNGPTLPEGLPVGKADNQILGVVRNLEAEQPGRAIVLVSKDINMRIKARALGLPAEDYFNDHVLEDSDLLYSGIVQLPDDFWNKNGKDMESWQENKNGVSSTFYRVTGPTMLTLLVNQFVYLEPKNGEAPFYGQVKQLNGKTAVIQTLRDFSHNKNNVWGVTARNREQNFALNLLMNPECDFVTLLGQAGTGKTLLALAAGLAQVLETKLYNEIIVTRVTVPVGEDIGFLPGTEEEKMGPWMGAFDDNLEVLNKSDSDGGEWGRAATQDLIRSRIKIKSLNFMRGRTFVNKFLIIDEAQNLTPKQIKTLVTRAGPGTKILCLGNIAQIDTPYLTEGSSGLTYVVDRFKGWSHSGHVTLARGERSRLADHASEVL from the coding sequence ATGCCACTGCCAAAAATCCCCACCAAGCCAGCCACCCTGCTGCTGGCCGAAGATTATCCAAAAGCCGACCGCACCAAGCCTGCCTCCGTGCAGGCCGTGCCGGTCACCAAACCAAAACTGAGCGCGGTAGCCGAGATCGCGGCCGAACCGGTCGCCAAAGCGCCGGCCAAAACCACGCGCGCCAAGGCGCCAGCCAAGCAGGCCGCCCTGGTCGCCGCGTCGCCCGCCCCCGCGCCACTGGTCTCCTCGCCCCTGGTGATGGAAACCCCGGTCGCCAAACCTTCCGGCCGCGGCAAGGAAAAACAGCCGATCGACCTGGAAGCGCCGCACCCGGCCAAGCACAAGGCGGTCGAGATGACGGTCAAGTCGTCCACCAGCCGCAACGCCGACCAGACCGGCAAGACCAAGATGTTCGTGCTCGACACCAACGTACTGATGCATGACCCGTCGTCGCTGTTCCGCTTCGAAGAGCACGATGTCTACCTGCCGATGATGACCTTGGAAGAGCTGGACGACCACAAAAAGGGCATGTCGGAAGTGGCGCGCAATGCACGCCAGGTCTCGCGCACGCTCGACGCGCTGGTCGGCAGCATCGACGATGGCGCGATCGAAAACGGCATCCCGCTGGCCAAGCTGGGCAACAAGGATGCCAAGGGCCGCCTGTTCTTCCAGACGCGCCTGCAAAACGGCCCGACCCTGCCTGAAGGCCTGCCGGTCGGCAAAGCCGACAACCAGATCCTGGGCGTCGTGCGCAACCTGGAAGCGGAGCAGCCGGGCCGTGCCATCGTGCTGGTGTCGAAGGACATCAACATGCGCATCAAGGCGCGCGCGCTGGGCTTGCCTGCCGAAGACTACTTCAACGACCACGTGCTGGAAGACAGCGACCTGCTGTACTCGGGCATCGTGCAGTTGCCGGACGACTTCTGGAACAAGAACGGCAAGGACATGGAGTCCTGGCAGGAAAACAAGAACGGCGTCTCGTCGACCTTCTACCGCGTCACCGGCCCGACCATGCTGACCTTGCTGGTGAACCAGTTCGTGTACCTGGAACCGAAGAATGGCGAAGCGCCGTTCTACGGCCAGGTCAAGCAGCTCAACGGCAAAACCGCAGTGATCCAGACCCTGCGCGACTTCAGCCACAACAAGAACAATGTGTGGGGCGTCACCGCGCGCAACCGCGAGCAGAACTTTGCGCTGAACCTGCTGATGAATCCGGAATGCGACTTCGTCACCCTGCTCGGCCAGGCCGGTACCGGCAAGACCCTGCTGGCCCTGGCGGCCGGTCTGGCGCAGGTGCTCGAGACCAAGCTGTATAACGAAATCATCGTCACCCGCGTCACGGTGCCGGTGGGTGAAGACATCGGCTTCCTGCCGGGTACCGAGGAAGAGAAGATGGGGCCGTGGATGGGCGCCTTCGACGACAACCTCGAAGTGCTCAACAAGTCCGATTCGGATGGCGGCGAGTGGGGTCGCGCGGCAACGCAAGACCTGATCCGCTCGCGCATCAAGATCAAGTCGCTCAACTTCATGCGCGGCCGCACCTTCGTGAACAAGTTCCTGATCATCGATGAAGCGCAGAATCTGACGCCGAAACAGATCAAGACCCTGGTCACGCGCGCCGGTCCCGGCACCAAGATTCTGTGCCTGGGTAATATCGCGCAGATCGACACGCCTTACCTGACCGAAGGTTCGAGCGGTCTGACCTACGTGGTGGACCGCTTCAAGGGCTGGTCGCACAGCGGCCACGTGACCCTGGCGCGCGGCGAGCGTTCGCGCCTGGCCGACCACGCGAGCGAAGTGCTGTAA
- a CDS encoding homoserine dehydrogenase: MKPIKIGLIGLGVVGAGTFNVLKRNQEEIRRRAGRGIEIAMVAVRNVERARGIVGTDCEVVNDPELVVNHPDIDIVVELIGGYDTAKNLVLKAINNGKHVVTANKALLALHGNEIFAAAQAKGVMVAFEAAVAGGIPIIKALREGLTANRIESVAGIINGTTNFILSEMRDKGLDFATVLKQAQELGYAEADPTFDIEGVDAAHKATIIAAIAFGIPVQFDKAHVEGISSLQAIDIRYAEQLGYRIKLLGITKRTVVDGVEGIELRVHPTLIPAKRLIANVEGAMNAVLVQADAVGATLYYGKGAGAEPTASSVIADLVDITRLATADPEYRVPHLAFQPNQMTNVAILPMSEITTSYYLRVYVKDQLGVMADLTRILADARISIDAVLQKEPGEGETRTDIIMLTHQTQEKNIDAAIGKIEALGAVVGKVVKIRLENLS, translated from the coding sequence ATGAAACCCATCAAAATCGGCCTGATCGGCCTCGGCGTAGTTGGTGCCGGCACCTTTAACGTCCTCAAACGCAACCAGGAAGAAATCCGGCGCCGCGCCGGCCGCGGCATCGAGATTGCGATGGTCGCGGTGCGCAACGTGGAACGCGCGCGCGGCATCGTGGGCACCGACTGCGAAGTGGTGAACGACCCTGAACTGGTGGTCAACCATCCCGACATCGACATCGTGGTCGAACTGATCGGCGGCTACGACACGGCCAAGAACCTGGTGCTCAAGGCGATCAACAACGGCAAGCACGTCGTCACCGCCAACAAGGCGCTGCTGGCGCTGCACGGTAACGAGATCTTCGCCGCGGCCCAGGCCAAGGGCGTGATGGTGGCGTTCGAGGCGGCGGTAGCCGGCGGCATCCCGATCATCAAGGCGCTGCGCGAAGGCTTGACCGCGAACCGCATCGAATCGGTGGCCGGCATTATCAACGGCACCACCAACTTCATTTTGTCCGAGATGCGCGACAAGGGGCTGGACTTCGCCACCGTGCTGAAACAGGCGCAGGAACTGGGCTACGCCGAAGCCGATCCGACCTTCGACATCGAAGGCGTGGACGCCGCGCACAAGGCAACCATCATCGCCGCGATCGCATTCGGCATTCCGGTGCAGTTCGACAAGGCGCACGTGGAAGGCATCAGCAGCCTGCAGGCGATCGATATCCGCTACGCCGAGCAGCTGGGCTACCGTATCAAGCTGCTGGGGATCACCAAGCGCACCGTGGTCGATGGCGTGGAAGGAATCGAGCTGCGCGTGCACCCGACCCTGATTCCCGCCAAGCGCCTGATCGCCAACGTGGAAGGGGCGATGAACGCGGTGCTGGTGCAGGCCGACGCGGTTGGCGCCACGCTTTACTACGGCAAGGGAGCGGGCGCGGAGCCGACGGCGTCGTCGGTGATTGCCGATCTGGTCGACATCACCCGCCTGGCGACGGCCGATCCGGAATACCGCGTGCCGCATCTGGCGTTCCAGCCGAACCAGATGACCAACGTGGCGATTTTGCCGATGTCCGAGATCACCACCAGCTACTACCTGCGGGTGTATGTGAAGGATCAACTGGGCGTGATGGCCGACCTGACGCGCATCCTGGCGGACGCCAGGATCTCGATCGACGCGGTGCTGCAGAAGGAGCCGGGTGAAGGCGAAACGCGCACCGACATCATCATGCTGACGCACCAGACGCAGGAAAAGAACATCGATGCGGCGATCGGCAAGATCGAAGCACTTGGTGCGGTAGTGGGCAAGGTCGTCAAGATCCGCCTTGAAAACCTGAGCTAG
- a CDS encoding peroxiredoxin has product MADSQTAAPYTDFSAVMTGDKPFQLSGRPARYTVLYFYPKDNTPGCTTESIAFRDLHEQFQQAGTEIYGISRDSLRSHEGFKSKLGLPFELISDPEEAMCLQFGVMKMKNMYGKQVRGVERSTFVIDADGKLMKEWRGVKVPNHAEDVLEFVKSQP; this is encoded by the coding sequence GTGGCTGATAGCCAAACTGCAGCACCTTATACCGACTTCTCCGCCGTCATGACGGGCGACAAGCCGTTCCAGCTGTCCGGCCGCCCTGCCCGCTACACCGTGCTGTACTTTTATCCAAAAGATAACACGCCGGGCTGCACCACCGAAAGCATCGCTTTCCGCGACCTGCACGAGCAGTTCCAGCAGGCCGGTACCGAAATCTACGGCATCAGCCGCGATTCGCTGCGCTCGCACGAAGGCTTCAAATCCAAGCTCGGCCTGCCGTTCGAACTCATTTCCGACCCCGAGGAAGCCATGTGCCTCCAGTTCGGTGTGATGAAAATGAAGAATATGTACGGTAAGCAAGTGCGCGGGGTCGAACGCAGCACGTTTGTAATTGACGCTGATGGTAAATTGATGAAAGAATGGAGAGGCGTGAAAGTCCCTAATCACGCCGAGGACGTGCTGGAATTTGTAAAGAGCCAACCTTGA
- a CDS encoding pyridoxal phosphate-dependent aminotransferase, whose translation MRPILKSNKLDDVCYEIRGPALEKSKQMEEEGHKIIKLNIGNLAVFGFDPPDEIVQDMILNMHGAAGYTDSKGMFAPRKAVMHYTQSKHISGVTIEDIYLGNGASELIVMAMNGLLNNGDEVLVPAPDYPLWTAAVSLSGGNPVHYVCDEQAGWYPDIDDMRRKITSNTKAIVVINPNNPTGALYPREILLEIIELARQHQLIILADEIYDKVLYDGEQHDSIASLADDVLFITLNGLSKNYRSCGYRAGWMVVSGEKRHAKDYIDGLNMLASMRLCANAPGQFAIQTALGGYQSINDLVGPGGRLLRQRDMAHKLLTDIPGVTCVKPKAALYMFPRLDPVMYPIADDQQFAYDLLAEEKVLVVQGTGFNWIAPDHFRLVFLPNSDDLTDACGRIARFLDGYRRRHGRG comes from the coding sequence TTGCGACCGATTCTGAAATCGAACAAGCTCGACGACGTCTGCTACGAAATCCGCGGCCCCGCGCTGGAAAAATCCAAGCAGATGGAGGAAGAAGGCCACAAGATCATCAAACTCAATATCGGCAACCTGGCCGTGTTCGGTTTCGACCCGCCCGACGAGATCGTGCAAGACATGATCCTCAACATGCACGGCGCCGCCGGCTACACCGACTCGAAAGGCATGTTCGCGCCGCGCAAGGCCGTCATGCACTACACGCAGAGCAAGCACATCAGCGGCGTGACCATTGAAGACATTTACCTCGGCAATGGCGCGTCGGAACTGATCGTCATGGCCATGAACGGCCTGTTGAACAACGGCGACGAAGTGCTCGTTCCAGCCCCGGATTACCCGCTGTGGACCGCGGCCGTGAGCCTGTCGGGCGGTAATCCCGTGCACTACGTCTGCGACGAGCAGGCCGGCTGGTATCCCGACATCGACGACATGCGCCGCAAGATCACCAGCAACACCAAGGCGATCGTGGTGATCAACCCGAACAACCCAACCGGCGCGCTGTATCCGCGTGAAATCCTGCTCGAGATCATCGAACTGGCGCGCCAGCACCAGCTGATCATCCTGGCCGACGAAATCTACGACAAGGTCCTGTACGACGGCGAGCAGCACGACTCGATCGCGTCGCTGGCCGACGATGTGCTGTTCATTACCCTGAACGGCCTGTCGAAAAACTACCGTTCGTGCGGCTACCGTGCCGGCTGGATGGTGGTGTCGGGCGAAAAACGCCACGCCAAGGATTACATCGATGGCCTGAACATGCTGGCCTCGATGCGCCTGTGCGCCAATGCGCCGGGCCAGTTCGCGATCCAGACCGCGCTGGGCGGCTACCAGAGCATCAACGACCTGGTAGGTCCCGGCGGGCGCCTGCTGCGCCAGCGCGACATGGCGCACAAACTCTTAACCGATATTCCGGGCGTGACCTGCGTCAAGCCAAAAGCTGCGCTGTACATGTTCCCGCGCCTCGACCCCGTGATGTACCCGATCGCGGATGATCAGCAGTTTGCCTACGACCTGCTGGCCGAAGAAAAAGTCCTGGTGGTCCAGGGAACGGGCTTCAACTGGATCGCGCCGGATCACTTCCGTCTCGTGTTCCTGCCCAATTCCGACGACCTGACCGACGCTTGCGGCCGCATTGCGCGCTTCCTTGACGGCTACCGACGCCGCCACGGGCGCGGCTGA